The Mesorhizobium sp. NBSH29 genome has a segment encoding these proteins:
- a CDS encoding DUF302 domain-containing protein codes for MKRFLTALSILAVSTVLGHASGENWIIKDTKSPVAETVQKLVAAIEMAGSKVFATIDHAAGAKTVGSDLEPMVLVIFGNPKVGTPMLEADRHVGIDLPVRVLVWDEDGKTHIGYEDPQSMKTMYGLDGAEGSLSALSGALEKLTTAAAQ; via the coding sequence ATGAAACGTTTTCTCACCGCTTTGTCCATTTTAGCAGTTTCGACGGTCCTCGGACATGCATCCGGCGAAAACTGGATCATCAAGGATACCAAATCCCCGGTCGCTGAAACCGTGCAGAAACTGGTCGCCGCCATCGAAATGGCAGGCAGCAAGGTGTTCGCGACCATCGATCACGCCGCCGGGGCGAAAACCGTTGGTTCAGATCTGGAGCCCATGGTGCTGGTGATTTTCGGCAATCCGAAGGTTGGCACACCCATGCTGGAGGCGGATCGTCATGTTGGCATCGACCTGCCGGTCCGCGTGCTGGTCTGGGACGAGGACGGCAAGACGCATATCGGCTACGAAGACCCGCAGAGCATGAAGACCATGTATGGACTTGACGGAGCGGAAGGCTCGCTCTCAGCCTTGAGCGGCGCACTGGAAAAACTCACCACTGCGGCTGCGCAATAG
- a CDS encoding TRAP transporter large permease, with product MTSFEIGLWSFPLLLALIFMRIPIGLAMLVCGLGGSWILFGNVSPVLAKLKNETYSTFSGYSLTIVPLFLLMGQFATLGGMSQALFKAANTWLGHRRGGVAMAAVGACAGFGAICGSSLATAATMSQVALPELRRYGYSGALATGTLAAGGTLGILIPPSVILVIYAILAEQNIAKLFVAAFVPGVLAALGYMIAISIYVRIWPKSAGMAERAPYRERWRALIDVWPVMVVFFSVVGGIYLGVFTPTEGAAVGAAGTGIIALINGGLTRQTFVQSIMATATATAMIFFIVLGAGFYNSFLAMAQVPQMMAGFVTEQGFNPWLVMTLILLLYLLFGCVMDSLSMILLTIPIFFPIVTALDFGLAPEEFAIWFGILVLIVVEVGLITPPVGMNLFVINQMDRQTPISATYRGVMPFIASDIIRVALLTLFPAISLFMVRWLY from the coding sequence TTGACCAGTTTTGAAATCGGCCTCTGGTCATTTCCGCTCCTTCTTGCGCTGATCTTCATGCGCATTCCTATCGGCCTCGCCATGCTGGTCTGCGGGCTGGGCGGCAGCTGGATTCTGTTTGGTAATGTGTCGCCGGTCCTGGCTAAACTGAAGAACGAAACCTATTCCACCTTTTCGGGCTATTCGCTCACCATCGTGCCGCTGTTTCTGCTGATGGGCCAATTTGCCACCTTGGGCGGCATGTCCCAGGCCCTTTTCAAGGCCGCTAACACCTGGCTGGGCCATCGCCGCGGCGGCGTTGCCATGGCGGCGGTGGGTGCCTGCGCCGGCTTTGGTGCCATCTGCGGTTCGTCGCTGGCAACAGCCGCCACCATGAGCCAGGTGGCGCTGCCCGAGCTGCGCCGCTACGGCTATTCAGGCGCTCTCGCCACCGGCACGCTGGCTGCTGGCGGCACGCTCGGCATCCTCATCCCGCCTTCGGTCATCCTCGTCATCTATGCAATTCTGGCCGAGCAGAACATCGCAAAACTGTTCGTCGCCGCTTTCGTGCCGGGCGTTCTGGCGGCCTTGGGCTATATGATCGCCATTTCCATCTACGTGCGCATCTGGCCCAAATCAGCGGGCATGGCAGAGCGCGCGCCTTACCGTGAGCGCTGGCGTGCGTTGATCGATGTCTGGCCGGTCATGGTGGTATTCTTTTCGGTCGTCGGCGGCATCTATCTCGGCGTCTTCACGCCAACAGAGGGGGCGGCGGTCGGCGCCGCCGGCACCGGCATCATCGCCCTCATCAATGGCGGCCTGACCCGTCAGACGTTCGTTCAGTCCATCATGGCCACCGCCACCGCCACTGCGATGATCTTCTTCATCGTGCTGGGCGCAGGCTTTTACAATTCCTTTCTTGCCATGGCGCAGGTGCCCCAGATGATGGCCGGCTTTGTCACCGAGCAGGGTTTTAATCCCTGGCTGGTGATGACGCTGATCCTGCTTCTCTATCTTCTGTTCGGCTGCGTCATGGACTCACTGTCGATGATCCTGCTCACCATCCCGATCTTCTTCCCCATTGTCACCGCGTTGGATTTTGGGCTGGCACCGGAGGAATTTGCCATCTGGTTCGGCATCCTGGTGCTGATCGTCGTCGAGGTCGGCCTCATCACGCCGCCGGTCGGCATGAACCTCTTCGTCATCAACCAGATGGACCGGCAAACGCCCATCTCCGCCACCTATCGGGGTGTTATGCCCTTCATCGCCAGCGACATCATCCGCGTCGCGCTGCTGACCCTGTTCCCCGCCATCTCACTGTTCATGGTGCGCTGGCTCTACTAG
- a CDS encoding TIGR01244 family sulfur transferase has translation MDIRRINDTYAVSGQIQASDAATLKAEGYSTVICNRPDDEDPGQPSVAAIREAVEAEGMAFHHIPFGSTQPMTEADVEAMRRVLDGASRPVFAYCRSGTRSTNIYGAAVNA, from the coding sequence ATGGATATTCGTAGAATCAATGACACTTACGCCGTTTCGGGCCAGATCCAGGCATCGGATGCTGCCACACTGAAGGCTGAAGGTTACAGCACGGTGATCTGCAACCGACCCGACGATGAAGATCCGGGCCAGCCCTCTGTCGCCGCTATCCGGGAGGCTGTTGAGGCCGAGGGAATGGCGTTTCACCATATTCCCTTCGGCAGCACCCAGCCGATGACCGAGGCCGATGTTGAAGCGATGCGCAGGGTGCTGGATGGAGCGAGCCGTCCGGTGTTTGCCTATTGCCGCTCAGGAACGCGCTCGACCAATATTTATGGGGCGGCGGTCAACGCCTGA
- a CDS encoding TRAP transporter small permease translates to MSAFMHGLAKTLAVLGGIVLVAVTAMTVASITGRALIFMGLGPVPGDFELVQVGVGFAVFAFLPWCQLNRGHATVDILAPLMSGRVNRLIDLIAELLMTIVLALIAWQLYYGMMDKLAYTETSFILQFPIWWAYAACLVASVGAVIVSVYMVFLRAAELSSGVLHTASGQGASH, encoded by the coding sequence ATGTCTGCATTCATGCATGGGCTGGCCAAAACCCTTGCCGTCCTTGGCGGTATCGTGCTCGTGGCGGTAACGGCGATGACCGTTGCCTCCATCACCGGGCGCGCACTTATCTTCATGGGCCTTGGTCCGGTGCCGGGTGATTTCGAGCTGGTGCAGGTTGGCGTCGGCTTTGCCGTCTTTGCGTTCCTGCCCTGGTGCCAGCTCAACCGCGGCCACGCCACGGTGGATATTCTGGCGCCGCTGATGTCGGGCCGGGTGAACCGCCTGATCGACCTCATAGCCGAACTGCTGATGACAATCGTCCTCGCCCTCATCGCCTGGCAGCTTTATTACGGCATGATGGACAAGCTCGCTTACACCGAAACCAGCTTCATTCTGCAATTCCCGATCTGGTGGGCCTATGCCGCCTGTCTGGTGGCAAGCGTCGGCGCTGTCATCGTGTCGGTTTACATGGTGTTTTTGCGCGCTGCCGAGTTGAGCTCAGGCGTCCTTCATACCGCGTCCGGACAAGGGGCCTCTCATTGA